Proteins encoded together in one Streptomyces sp. NBC_01216 window:
- a CDS encoding lipid-transfer protein gives MLKDATAIVGIGQTPFARRLPEPEKTLACRAILAALDDAGIAPSEVDALASYTMEETDEVEVAKAIGAGDVTFFSKVGFGGGGSCATVGHLAAAVATGQAGVGVAWRSRKRGSGPRPWKNTRTQLPTPGQWTRPFGLLRPSDEIGLLARRYLHEYGATRDHLFNVALACRNRANQNPAAVMYERPLTREMYMTAHWISEPLCLFDNCLETDGALACVVVSAERARDCRRKPVYVHSVAQGLPAQHHGMVNYWNDDPLTGPAWTAARQLWKQADFGPRDVDVAQIYDAFTPLVPLSLEGYGFCSRGEGAAFTEGGALEIGGRLPLNTGGGGLSEAYVHGFNLINEGVKQLRGTSTAQVPDAATCLVTAGEGVPTSAILLRA, from the coding sequence GTGCTCAAGGACGCCACGGCCATCGTCGGGATCGGGCAGACGCCCTTCGCCAGACGGCTCCCCGAGCCGGAGAAGACCCTCGCCTGCCGGGCGATCCTCGCCGCCCTCGACGACGCCGGGATCGCCCCGTCCGAGGTCGACGCCCTCGCCTCGTACACCATGGAGGAGACCGACGAGGTCGAGGTCGCCAAGGCGATCGGCGCCGGGGACGTGACCTTCTTCTCCAAGGTCGGTTTCGGCGGCGGGGGTTCGTGCGCCACCGTCGGCCACCTCGCCGCCGCCGTCGCCACCGGACAGGCCGGCGTCGGCGTCGCCTGGCGCTCACGCAAGCGCGGTTCGGGCCCACGCCCCTGGAAGAACACCCGGACCCAGCTCCCCACCCCCGGACAGTGGACCCGGCCCTTCGGACTGCTGCGGCCCTCCGACGAGATAGGACTCCTCGCCCGCCGTTACCTGCACGAGTACGGCGCCACCCGCGACCACCTCTTCAACGTCGCGCTCGCCTGCCGCAACCGTGCCAACCAGAATCCGGCCGCCGTCATGTACGAACGCCCGCTGACCCGCGAGATGTACATGACCGCCCACTGGATCAGCGAGCCGCTCTGCCTCTTCGACAACTGCCTGGAGACCGACGGCGCGCTGGCCTGCGTCGTCGTCTCCGCGGAACGGGCCCGCGACTGCCGCCGGAAGCCGGTCTACGTCCACTCCGTCGCCCAGGGACTGCCCGCCCAGCACCACGGGATGGTCAACTACTGGAACGACGACCCGCTGACCGGCCCGGCCTGGACCGCCGCCCGGCAGCTCTGGAAGCAGGCAGACTTCGGACCGCGGGACGTGGACGTCGCCCAGATCTACGACGCCTTCACCCCACTCGTCCCGCTCTCCCTCGAGGGCTACGGGTTCTGCTCCCGGGGCGAGGGGGCGGCCTTCACCGAGGGCGGCGCCCTGGAGATCGGCGGCCGGCTGCCCCTGAACACCGGCGGCGGCGGCCTCTCCGAGGCGTACGTCCACGGCTTCAACCTGATCAACGAGGGCGTCAAACAGCTCCGGGGCACCTCCACCGCCCAGGTCCCGGATGCCGCCACCTGCCTGGTCACGGCCGGCGAGGGGGTTCCCACTTCGGCGATTCTGCTGCGAGCGTGA
- a CDS encoding enoyl-CoA hydratase/isomerase family protein, with protein sequence MSITVARDEETGVAVVTLDRPEKHNALTLGMARELAAVWRGFRYEDAVRAVVVTGAGQRAFCTGIDRAAEVPQPSSPYTIDDPLLTVGPKANDLWKPVIAAVEGMACGGAFYLLGEAEFLVAGEGAAFFDPHTAYGMVSAFETVHMAQRMPFGEVARMALTGTAERISARRAYETGLVSELTEPGGALAAARRVAAVIASYPTEAVQGTVRALWSAKEAGRAPALALAPHLVTLGNLPPERQAGLFARRRGGHRLR encoded by the coding sequence ATGAGCATCACCGTCGCACGCGACGAGGAGACCGGGGTCGCCGTCGTCACCCTCGACCGTCCGGAGAAGCACAACGCCCTGACCCTGGGGATGGCCCGCGAACTGGCCGCCGTCTGGCGCGGGTTCCGCTACGAGGACGCCGTCCGGGCGGTCGTCGTCACCGGCGCCGGGCAGCGGGCCTTCTGCACCGGCATCGACCGCGCCGCCGAGGTCCCGCAGCCCTCCTCCCCGTACACGATCGACGATCCGCTGCTCACCGTCGGCCCGAAGGCGAACGATCTGTGGAAGCCCGTGATCGCGGCCGTGGAGGGGATGGCCTGCGGCGGGGCGTTCTATCTCCTCGGGGAAGCGGAGTTCCTGGTCGCCGGCGAAGGGGCCGCCTTCTTCGACCCGCACACGGCCTATGGCATGGTCAGCGCCTTCGAGACCGTCCACATGGCGCAGCGGATGCCGTTCGGGGAGGTCGCGCGGATGGCGCTGACCGGGACCGCCGAGCGGATCTCGGCCCGGCGGGCCTACGAGACGGGTCTGGTCTCCGAGCTCACGGAGCCCGGCGGGGCACTGGCCGCCGCCCGACGGGTCGCCGCCGTCATCGCCTCCTACCCCACGGAGGCCGTCCAGGGCACGGTCCGCGCCCTGTGGTCGGCCAAGGAGGCCGGCCGCGCGCCGGCCCTCGCCCTGGCACCCCATCTGGTCACGCTGGGGAACCTGCCACCCGAGCGGCAGGCCGGGCTGTTCGCCCGGCGCCGCGGCGGGCACCGCCTGCGCTGA
- a CDS encoding Zn-ribbon domain-containing OB-fold protein — protein sequence MLTPVVDEDGAPFWEYTARGELRVQSCAAPECGELRFPPRPCCPCCQSFDSVWRPMSGRGRIWSFVLPHPPLLPDYAAQAPYNVVVVELAEAPRIRLVGNVVAAPDAPLDSVDPARLRIGAAVRVVFTDVDGFAVPRWLLERG from the coding sequence ATGCTGACACCGGTGGTCGACGAGGACGGCGCCCCCTTCTGGGAGTACACCGCCCGGGGCGAGCTGCGCGTGCAGAGCTGCGCGGCGCCGGAGTGCGGTGAACTCCGCTTCCCGCCCCGCCCCTGCTGCCCGTGCTGCCAGTCCTTCGACAGCGTGTGGCGCCCGATGTCCGGACGCGGCCGGATCTGGTCCTTCGTCCTGCCCCATCCGCCGCTCCTGCCCGACTACGCCGCCCAGGCCCCGTACAACGTCGTCGTCGTGGAACTCGCCGAGGCACCCCGCATCCGCCTCGTCGGGAACGTGGTCGCCGCCCCGGACGCTCCCCTGGACTCGGTCGACCCGGCCCGGCTGCGGATCGGCGCGGCCGTGCGGGTCGTCTTCACCGACGTCGACGGCTTCGCCGTACCGCGCTGGCTGCTGGAGCGCGGATGA